The Halobacterium hubeiense genome contains the following window.
CGGTGTCGGTGGGGAAGACGACGCCCACGGGCGTCACCTCGTAGGCGGATGCGTCGGTGGCGTACAGCTGGCGCGTGTACGAGTCGAAGCGCACGTCGCCGTCCACGCGGGCTTCGAGGTCGTCCACGAGCCCGGGTCGCTCGACGTCGCCGCTGACGTAGTCGTACTCCGACCGGTCGTCGGCCGCGGGAGGCGTCGCGTCGCGCCCCGGGACGCCGTGTTCGTTGGATGCCATCTGTTTGCACGCACCTACGCGGGACGACCTCCTTGTGTTTTCGGATGCGTGGTGTGGCGTCGTGAAACAGTTTAGTGGCTCCGCGCGAACGGAGACGTATGCCAAACGGGCCCACGACGCGAACGGGGGTGAAGTCCGACGAGACGCTGTTCGCGGTGTTAGCGGCGGTGCGAGAGTCAGATGGGGCGGGCGTCACGGAGCTCGCCGACCGCCTCGATGTCGCGAAGAGCACCGTCCACAACCACCTCGCGACGATGCGCGAGCACGGGTTCGTCGTGAAGCGCGACGGGAAGTACCACCTCGGGCTGGAGCTGTTCAACTACGGGCAGGCGGTGCGCAACGACCGCGAGGTCTACCGGGCGGCCCGTCCGGTCGTCGACGACCTCGTGGCGGCGACCGGCGAGATGGTGTGGCTGTTCACGCCCGAGGACGGCCGCGTGATGTACCTCTACGGCGGCGCCGGGGAGACCGGCATCGACGTGGACACGATTCTGGGGTCGTGGGACTACATGCACTGCACGTCCGGCGGGAAGGCGATTCTCGCGCACTACTCCGAGGAGGAAGTCGACGACGTGGTGGAGCGCCACGGGCTGCCCGCGCGCACCCCGAACACGGTCACGGACCGCGAGGAACTGGACGCGGAGCTGGAGGCGGTCCGCGAGCGGGGGTACGCGCTGAACCTCGGGGAGGACCTCGAAGGCATCCACGCGCTGGCGGTACCGCTGCGCTACGAGGACGCCCTCGTGGGGTCGCTGGCGGTCGCGGGGCCGGCCCACCGCGTCAGCCGCGAGCGCTGCGAGACGGAACTGCTCGACCAGTTGCGCGCGTCCACGAACGACATCGAACTCAACCTCGCGTACTCGTAGTCAGCCCGCCAGTCCCGCGGTTTCTGCGGCCACACAGCCCGCGCTCGCGCACTGCGCCGCGAGCAGCGCCGCCGTGAACGGGTACGCCAGCGCCATCTGCGCGCGGACCGACCATCGGGGCGCGACGGCGACCGCGAGCGCGGCGTCGGCGAGCGCGACCACACCGGCGACCAGCGCGAGCGGCGGGAGGACGGCCGCCGCGACGAACCCGACGACGAGCGCGGCGGCGAGCGCGTGAATGGCGGCGCCGACGCGCGTGCTCGCGCGGTCCCCGAGCAGCACGGGGAGCGTGCGCTTGCCGATGGTGCGGTCGAACTCCCGGTCGAGTCGGTCGATGGAGACTTTCAGCCCGGACAGCGAGACGACGAGGAGGGCGGCGACGGCGGCGACGCCGGGCGCGAGGCGGCCGGTCTGGGCGAGGTAGCCGCCGAGGAACGCGAGCGCGACGCCGACCGGGTAGTCGACGGTGACGGACAGCGGGTGCGTGTCGAGGACTGGCGCGTGGAGGACGGCGAGCGCCCACAGCGGGAGCGTCGCGGCGACCGCTTCGCGAGCACCGGCGGCCCACAGGAGCGCGGCGAGCGCGCTGAACCCGAGCGAGGACGCGACCGCGGCGGCCGTCGCGGCGGTCGCCGAGAGCACCGGGTCGTGCTCGCCGCGCACGTGTGCGTCAACGTACTCGTCGACGACGTGCGCCGTGTAGAGGGCGGCGGCGACGGTGGCCGCGTGAGCGGCGGCCAGCGGGAGCGAGACGGTCGGCGCGAGCGCGCCGCCGGCGAGTGCGAGCCCGACCGCCGGGAGCATGAACGTCGGCTGGACGGTCGCGAGGACCCCGCGGGCGGTGTGCGTGCCGGTCACGGCGGAAGTTCGGTGCTGGGCGGGAAAAGTCTGGTTCGTCGCGCCGCAAAACTCGCCGACGGCATCCCGAATGATTAACCGACACTGTTAATAGCAGGTGTGGGCTTGGGTCACACAGCACAGCAACGCATGCACTACTTGGAAGCATTCGAACGGAGCGTCCGCGTCCACGGCGACGACACCGCCATCCTCACCGACGACGGTCGGTCGTTCACGTACGACGAGTTCGACCGCCGGAGCACCGAACTCACGAACGCAGTCACCGACGCGGTCGGTGACTCTCCGCTCGCAGTCCTCACGCTGAACGGGCCGGCCGCCGCCGAAGCGATGATTACCGGTCACAAGCGCGGCACGCCGACCGTCCAGCTGGCGTTCCGCGGGACCGCCGGCGAACTCGTGGACATGGTCGAGACGGCGGGCGCCGACGCCCTCCTCTTCGACGACGCCAACGCCGACACCGCCGTCGACGTCATCGACGGCGCGGACCTCTCGGTCGGCTTCCACGCCGGCTCGGCGGCCGTCGACCACCCCGACGTGGTCGACTACGAGGACGCGCTGGACGCCGCCGCGTTCACGCTCCCCGACCGCCTCCCGGCGGACGGCAAGACCAACATCTTCTACACGAGCGGCACCACCTCGGCGCCGAAGGCCCTCGCGTTCGACGGCGAGCAGATGTGGACCGGCGCCTACCAGGGCGTGATGGAGCACGGTATCGACCAGACCGACCTCGCCATCGTGACGACGCCGTGGTACCACATGGTCACGTCGGACGCGTGGCTGTACCCGCACTGGATGGCGGGCGCGACCGTCCTCCTGCACGAGGACTTCGACCCCGCCGAGGTGCTGGAACTGGTCGAGGACAACGGCGCGACCGGGCTGCTGGCGGTGCCCACGCAGCTCTCGCTGCTCAACGACGTGCAGGAGAACGCGGCCGACCCCTACGACACGAGCACGCTGTCGTACGTCCGCACCGGCGGGTCGGTCGTCACCGAGGAGCTGGTCGAGCGCACCTCGGAGTTCCTCTCGGAGCACCTCTACAACACGTACGGGATGACCGAGGGCGGCCCGAACTTCACGTTCGCCCACCCCTCGGTGCAGGACGACCACCCGGGTACCATCGGCAAGGAGTCGTTCTCGTGGGAGCTGCGCGTCGTGGAGACCGCGCCCGTCACCGAACACCCCGACCCGGAGGCGGAGGTCGGGCCGGGCGAGCAGGGCGAAATCATCGCGCGCGGGCCGGGCGTCCCGGACGGCTACATCGACAACCCGGAGGCCGAGGAGAAGTCGTTCTTCGACGAGTGGCTGCGCACCCGCGACGTCGCCGAGGTCGACGAGGACGGCTTCCTCTACATCACCGACCGCGTGGACAACATGTTCATCAGCGGCGGGGAGAACATCTACCCCGCGGAGGTCGAGCGCGCCATCGACGGCCACCCCGCGGTCGCGGAGACGCTCGTGTTCGGCCGCGACGACCCCGAGTGGGGGAAGAAGGTCACGGCCATCGTCGTCGCGGAGGCCGACGTCGACGCCGAGGAACTGGACGACTTCTGCTGCAAGCACGACGGGCTGGCGAACTACAAGCGCCCCCGCGAGTACGTCGTCCGCGAGGAGCCGCTGCCGCGCACGGACACCGGCACCGTCCAGCGCCAGCAGGCCATCGACCGCCACTTCGACTGACCTGACTCCCTCCTCGAAGCGACCGCCGTCAGAACGCGAGCGCGAAGATGCCGATCTGTACCGGGAGCAGGACGAACAGCGTTGCTAGTGAGCACAGCGCCGCCATCTTGATGAGCTCCATCGAGTCCACGACGTCCAGCCCCAGAATCGCCACGAGGACCGCCGACTGGTAGGGGAAGAAGTAGGAGTTGAGCGCGACCGCTTCGGTCATCATCACCGGGTACAGCGGGAGGCCGGCGCTCTCGGCGAACGCGACGAGCACGGGCGTCAGCACGCTCGCGACCGCCAGCCCCTCCATGAGGAACGTCAGCGCCAGCGACGCGAGCGCGAGGAACGCGAGCGCGACCGACAGCGACGCGTCCTGCGGGAACGACGCGAGGATGGCGTCGGCGGCGACGTCGGTGAATCCGGTCTGCTGGAGGCCGGCGGCGATGGCGAAGATGGCGCCGAGGAAGAACACGATGGAGAAGTTGGCGTTCTCGACGGCGTCGGCGCCGACGACGCCGACGCGGGGCGTGAACGCGAGGACGGTGACGACGAGCGCGCCGTACAGCGGGTGGAGGCCGTGGACGGAGTCGGTCGCCCAGATGGCGACGCCGACCAGCAGGAACGCCATCATGCGCCGCGCCTCCGAGGCGGCCTCGGTCCCGTGCTCGGAGTTGTCGGACACGTCGATGGCGTCGGCGTCGGCCGGCCGGTAGAGCGCGTACGCGATGGCGGTGATGACGGCCGCACGCCCGACGCCCATCACGGGGCCGAGCCAGACCGCCCACTCCATCCAGCCGATGGAGACGCCGGCGTTGGCCTCCAGCAGGCCGTTGATGATGATGTTCGCCAGCGACCCGGTGAGGATGCCGGTGCCCGCGTAGTAGGTGACGAACAGCGGCCCGAGGAACAGGCCGACGCGGGCGCTGCGGTCCGAGAAGCGCTTGCCGACGGAAATGAGGATGGGGCCGAGGATGAGCACGCGCACCAGCGACGAGGGCACGAGCACGACGAACCCGAGCGCGGCCACGCACAGCACGACCAGCAGGTTCCGGTACGTGGTCTTCGCGTTCGTGGCGGCGTCCCCGGGGAGCACGCCGAGCGCGGCGCGTTCGACCGCGCTGGCGAGCCCGCTCTGCCGGGTGGCCTCCCCGAGCAGGATGCCGAGGACGACCAGCCACGTCGCGGCGGACTGGAAGCCGGTGAGCGCGAGGTCCGTCGAGAAGGCGGCGCCGACCAGCCCGACCGCGAGCAGGCCGGTGAGCCACGGGGCGACGGGCGCACCCACCCAGAGGCTGATGGAGAAGACGGTGATGGCGAGGATGCTCGCCATGTCGGCTTCGACGGGCGCGTACACGAGGACGGCGGCGGCCGCGGCGATACCGACCGGCAGCGAGAGCCACGCCGGGTCGAACTGCCCGCGGAGCACGTCCGTCCACGTCGTTTCAGTCGTCACGTTGGAACACCGTTTGCTCGCACGGACGGAAACTGGCTTAATCTGTCTTCCGAAACCGAGAGCGGGGAGGTTTTTGGGGCCGTGGGCCGTCCGTCGAGGCGATGCTCACGGAGCCAGCCACCGACGTCTACGATGTGACGCTCGCGGAGTTCAACGGCGGCCGCTACCGGCTGTTCGTCTTCGACGGCGACGCGCCGACGCTCGTGGACGCCGGCCTCGAAGGCACGACCGACGCGGTCGCGGACGCCCTCGCGGACCTCGGCATCGAACCGGAACGCCTCGTCGTCACGCACGGGGACGGCGACCACGTCGGCGGTCTCCCCGGGCTCGTGGAGCGCTACGACCTCGAAACGTGGCTCCCGGAGGGTCTCGATATCGACGGCCACGAGCCGGACCACCAGTTCGGGGACGGCGACGACGTGGGTCGGTTCACGGCCGTCCACACGCCCGGGCACGCGTCCGAGCACCACTCGCTCGTGGACGAGGACAGCGGCGTCGCGGTCATCGGGGACGCGCTGTTCGGCGCGGACTCCCGCGGCCTCCCGGAGGGGCACTTCGTGCTGCCGCCGGCGTACTACTCCGAGGACCTCCACACAGCCGAGGAGTCCCTAGAGAAACTCGTCGAGTACGACTTCGACGTGGGGCTGGTCTACCACGGCGAGAGCGTCACCGAGGACGCCAGCGAGAAACTGGACGCGTTCGTGAACTTCGCGGGGAAGCCGTAGTCAGTCGGCGCCGGCGTCGGCGGTGTCGCCCATCGCGTCGCCGGCGTTCTCCCCGAGGTAGGCTTCGATGACGCGGCGGTCGTTCTGAATCTCCTCGGGCGTCCCCGTGGCGATGAGGTTGGCGTTGTCGAGGACGAACACGCGCTCGCTGACGGACATCAGCGCGCGCATCACGTGGTCGATGAGGAAGACGGTCTTCCCGCGGTCGGCGATGTCCCGGATGAGCTCGACGATGGCCTCCGTCTCGTCGGTGTCGAGGCCGCCCGCGACCTCGTCGAACAGCAGGACTTCGGGGTCGGTCGCGAGCGCGCGAGCGATTTCGAGGCGCTTGAGCGCGCCGACGCTGAGCTCGTCCGGCGTGGTGTGAGCCATGTCGTCGAGCCCGACGAACTCCAGGGCCTCGTGCGCGCGCTCCTCGGGGTCGCCGGAGTTCCGGCCGCCGAACTGCGCGCCGACGGCGGCGTTCTCCGCGAGCGTGAGGTTCTCGAAGGGGTGGACGATCTGGTGGGTGCGGACGAGTCCGCGGTGACAGATTTCGTGCGGCGTCATCCCCGTAATGTCCTCGCCGTCGAGGTAGACGGTGCCCTCAGTCGGCTCCTGGACCCCGGAGATGAGCCGGAACAGCGTCGACTTCCCGGCGCCGTTCGGCCCGATGAGGCCCACGGTCTCCCCCTTGTCGATGGAGAAGGAGACGTCGTCGACGGCGACGATGCCGCCGAAGTTCTTCGTGAGGTGCTCGCCTTCGAGTACGGTCATCTTGGTAGCCGTTACCTACCCACCCGCATAAATGTAGTCCCTGTCGCGTCCCGAAAGTACGTAATCGCGGGCCGCGACACTGTGGATATGCTCCGAGCGTACGACGGCGTGACGCCGACGGTCGCGGAGTCGGCGTACGTCGACGAGCGAGCGACCGTCATCGGGGACGTAGAGATTGGACCGGAAGCGAGCGTGTGGCCGGGCGCGGTGCTGCGCGGCGACCACGGCCGCATCGTGCTCGAGGAGCGCGCGAACGTCCAGGACAACGCGACCCTCCACGAGCACGCGGTGCTGGAGGCGGGCGCGACCGTCGGCCACAACGCCGTCGTCCACGACGCGACGGTCGGCGAGCGCAGCGTCGTCGGCATCGGCGCGGTGGTCCTCGACGACGCCGAAGTCGGACCGGGCAGCGTCGTCGGCGCGAACAGCACGGTCACCGAGGACACCGAGATTCCCGGCGACGTACTCGCCGTCGGGACGCCCGCGGAAGTCCGCCAAGAGTTGGAGGGAGACTTCTGGGCGGGCGCCGGCGACCGCTACGCCGAACTCGCGAAGGAGTACGCCGGGACGACGCGCGTCGTCGAGGACGGCCCCGTGCTGCCGGAGTGAGGGGTCGGCGCGCCGGTCGCGGCGAGCGCGTTTGACGGAGGGAAAACCGTTTTAGTGGCATTCGGTGTAGTGTGGGGCGTGAACTTACAGCGCCTGTTCCGTCCCGAGCGCATCGCGGTCGTCGGGGCGTCCGACACCGAGGGGAAGCTCGGCTACGAGGCGATGGCGAACGCCGTCGAGTTCGACGGTCGCGTCTACCCAGTGAACCCGTCCGGCGAGGGCGAGGTGTTCGGCGAGCCGTTCGTGGAGTCCGTCACCGACATCGAGGAGACCGTCGACCTCGCGCTGCTGGCGGTGCCCGCGCACGTCGTCCCCGACGTCGTCGCGGAGTGCGGCGAGGCCGGCGTCGGCGGCGCGGTCATCTACGCCGGCGGCTTCGCGGAAGCCGGTGGCGAGGGCGAGGAACTCCAGGAGGCCGTGATTTCGGCCGCCGACGAACACGACGTCGCCCTGCTCGGCCCGAACACGAGCGGGTTCGTCGCGCCCGCGAGCAATCTGCTGGCGTCATTCGCCGGCGGCGTCGAGCGCCTGCGGCCGGGCGGCGTGACGATTCTCGCGCAGAGCGGCGGGGTCGCCCACCAGCTGGCGTTCAGCGCGCACCGCGAGGGCCGCGGCATCGCGACGATGGTGGGGCTCGGGAACCGCGCGAACGTCGGCTTCGAGGAGGCGATTCCGTACTTCGACTCGGACCCGAACACGGACGCCATCGTCCTCCACGTCGAGGGCACCGACGACGGCCGCGCGCTCCTCGAAGCGTGCCGCGACTCGGACACGCCCGTAATCGCGTACAAGGTCGGGCAGGCGGACGTTGGTGACTTCGCGGAGTCCCACACGGGCGCGCTCACGGGCGACCACGCGCTCTACACCGCGGGGTTCGCGCAGTACGGCGTGCCCACCGTGGAGTCCACGACGGAGCTGTTCGACGCCGGGCAGGCGCTGGCGAACTCCCCGGAGCCCGAGGGCGCGAACGTCGGCGTCGTCACGGCGCAGGCCGGTCCGGGCATCATCATCGCGGACCGCCTGCAGCGAGCGGGCGCGACGCTCCCGGACCTCGCGGCGGACACCCAAGACGAGGTCGGCGAGATTCTCCCCGGTATCACGTACGCGGAGAACCCCGTGGACACGGGCCGTCCGATGCCGGAGTTCGGGGACGTGGTCGAAGCGGTCGCGGAGGACGAGCACGTGGACGTGGTGCTCGTCTACGAGCTGTTCGAGGAGGCGCTGGGCTTCCCGCAGGAGACGCTGGACGGCCTCGCCGAGCGCGTCGAGAAGCCCGTGCTGTTCGCGACCGAGGGGCCGGCCGAGTCGATGGCCGACGACCTCGACGCGCTCCGGGAGGCCGACGTACCCGTGTTCACGTCGCCCGAGCGCGGCGCTGACGCGGCCGCGGCGCTCGCGCGCTACGCGACACTAGACGACGCGGCCGCCGAGGAGGAGGTGAGCGCCGATGTCTGAGGACCCCATCGCCGCCGCGCAGGCGGACGGCCGCACGACGCTGACGGAGGCGGAGGCGAAGTCGCTGCTCGCGGACGCGGGCATCGAGACGCCGGCGTTCTCCGTCGCCGCGGACGCCGAGGCGGCTGTGGAGGCCGCCGCGGACATCGGCTTCCCGGTGGTCGTGAAGGTCTCCTCGCCGGCGGTCACGCACAAGAGCGAGTGGGCCGACGGCGCGGGCGTCGCGGTCGGCTTGGATTCGCCGGACGCGGTGCGGGAGGCCGCTGAGGCAATCTTCGATGCGGCGGACGCGCGCGGCATCGACGCGGACGTGCTCGTCGAGGAGGCGCGGGACGTGGACGCCGGCACCGAGGTCATCGTCGGCGGCCTCCGCGACCCGTCGTTCGGCCCGGTCGTGCTGACGGGACTGGGTGGCATCTTCACGGAGGTCTACGAGGACACCAGCCACCGCATCGCGCCCATCGACGCCGCGGAGGCCCGCGAGGCCATCGAGGAGCTGACCGCCATCGAGTTGCTGGAGGGCTACCGCGGCCGCGAGCCCGCGGACGTCGACGCGCTCGCGGAGGTCGTCGCAGCGGTCGGCAACCTCGTTGACGAGCACGAGGCGATTTCGGAAGTGGACGTGAACCCCGTGCTGGCGACGGAGGGCGGCGCGGTGGCGCTGGACGCGCTCGTCGTGCTGGGGGGTGACTGAGATGGCGGGCTACGAGCGCGAGTGGACGGTGCGGTTCTCGGACACGGACCCGTTCGGCATCGCGCACTACCCCCGCATCGTGGACGCGCTCCACGAGACCTCCGACATGTTCATGGAGGAGTTGGGCTTCCCGTTCTGGGAAATCTCACAGGAGCACGGGTTCGGGCTGCCGCTCGTGGAGATGAACTTCGAGTTCGAGAACCCCGTGGAGGCCGGCGACGAGGTGACCATCGAACTCACGCCCGACCCGGGGACGCGGAGCGTGCGCTTCGAGTACGAGGCGCGCTGTGACGGCGACGTGGCGTTCTCGGGGCACGAGCAGCGCGTCTGCGCCCACCACGGGGGCGGCGGGTCGATGGAACTCCCCGAGGAGTTGCGCGCGGCGTTCGAGCAGTACGCCGAGGACTGAGCGGGCGCTTCCGCCGACGGTACGCTTTTGCTGTTCGGTGCGCGACGTACTGGCATGGCCGAGTTCACGAACCCGTACGCGGAGGCCGACCCGTTCGTGGAAGCGCACTTCGACTGCCTGAACTGCGGCGGGAAGCTCTGGGAGTACGCGATTCAGCGGGCGATGGTCTGCGAGGACTGCCGGGCGCTGTTCCGCTCGGAGGACGTCTACGCCGACCAGGTCGCGGAGACGGCCTAACACGTTCGTCGCCGCTGGGCGCCGCGTCCAATACACTTATGAGATTTCTGTGCTAGTGTAACACTATGGCAACGGAAGACCCGGAGGACCTCCTAGAGATGAGTGCGGACACGAGGGGCCTCCTCGACGAGCACGACCTCGTGCCGCTGTGGGAGGTCGAAGACGAGATGGGGAGCCTCGTGGACGACATCGGCGCGAACATCTGGAAGTGGGAGGACATCCAGGCCGCCATCGACGGCATCGAGGCGGACGTGCCCATCGAGGACCTGCCGCCGGGCTTCCAGCGGCGGGTCGCCGTCCCAATCAACGCGCCCCACGCGATTTCGAACACCATCTACGTGGGCGTCCAGACGGTCTCGCCCGGCGAGACGGCGCCCGCGCACCGGCACGCCTCCAGCGCGCTCCGGTTCACCATCGACGGCCACGAGGACATGAAGACGGTCGTGGCCGGCGAGGAGTTCCCGATGCGGGACCACGACCTCATCACGACGCCGCAGTGGGAGTGGCACGACCACGTCAACGACTCCGACGAGACGGCGGCGTGGCTGGACATCCTCGACCTGCCGCTGTTCTTGGACACGCTGAACAACTCCCACGTCTTCGAGAACCACGAGCTGGAGCGCCAGCCGGTGACGAAGACGCAGGGCTACTGGGACTCCCAGTACGGCCGCGGCCGCCCGACCAACGGGGACGACGACGATTCCATCCCCGGTCCCTTCGAGGGCGACCGCGCGGCGACGCCGCCGTACCGCTTCGGCTGGGCGGAGATGGTGGAGGCGCTGCGCCAGCACGCGGACAACGACGACCCAGACCCCTACGACGGCCACAGCATGGCGTACGTCAACCCGGCGACGGGCGAGCCGCCGGTGACGCCGACGATGTCGTTCCGCGCGCAGTTGCTCCAGGAAGCGACCGACGACCACTTCCACAACTCCACGGAGGTGTACTTCGTCATCGAGGGCGAGGGCGTCACGCACGTCGGCGACGAGGCCCTGGAGTGGGGCGAGAAGGACATCTTCGTCGTGCCGCCGGACGAGATTCACCACCACGAGCCCGAGGGCGAGGAGGCCATCCTGCTGGGCATCACCGACGAGCCGGTGCTGCGCGCGCTGAACTTCTACGCGGAAGCCGAGCCCTCCTCGTAACCGCAGCGGCAGTCGTATTCGTTTCCTTCCACGCTCCATCGTCGGGAAAGAGTGGCGTATCAGCCGACAAGTATCAGGACCTATAGGTTTACCGCATGTTTTATAATGTAAGTGGTGTAGGTGTGCGTATAGCATGGTGGATAGTGACAGGTCACACAGCAGGCGCACGTATCTCAAAACACTCGGTGCGGCGGGCACCGTCGGCATGTCCGGGCTCGCCGGCTGCACCCTCCTCGGCGGTGGCGGCGGGGGCGGCAGCGAGACGGTCACGATAGCGGCGACGGTGCCCGAGTCCGGGCAGTTCTCCTCGCTGGGCGAAGCCGTCAAGCGCGGCTACGAACTCGGCGTCGCCCGCATGGACGAGCAACTCGACGCGGACGTCGAGCTCATCATGCGGGACGACGAGAGCGACCCCGAACTCGTCCGGCAGAACCTCACCCAGATTACGAGCAACAACCAGGTGGACATGATCTGGGGGAGCTTCTCCAGCCTCCTCGTGACCGCGGGGTCGGCGTACGCGGAGAGCCAGGGCATCCCGTTCGTCGGCGCGTTCTTCGCCTACGAGGGCCCACACCGCAGCGAGGGCTACGAGTGGACGTACTCGCCGTTCCCGAAGTCCCGGGACGTCGCGCGCTCGACGCGCGGGCTGCTCGAACTCATCCCCGAGGGCGAGCGCCCGACCAACGTCGGCCTCTGGGAGCCCAACAGCGGCTGGGGCGAAGAGCAGGCCGACTACTGGGAGGAGACGCTCACGGACGCCGGCTACGACGTCGTGATGCGGGAGACGTTCTCGCTGGGCAACCAGGACTTCTCGACGCTCATCTCCCAGTCCGAGAGCGCGAACGTCGAGGCGCTGCTCTCGACGCCGACGCCGCCCGGCGGCATCACCGCCGTCAACCAGATGCGGGAGAACAACTGGTCGCCGGACCTGCTGAAGTTCGTCCGCGCCGCGGACCCGACCGCGTGGTGGACCGGGCTCGAGGAGTCGGGCGCGTACGCCTGCATGTGTCCGGGCTGGGTGCCCGGCCTCACCGGCGGCGGCAACGAGGCGATGTGGTCGGCCTACGAGTCCGAGTACGGCCTCGACGACGGCGAACTCATCCG
Protein-coding sequences here:
- a CDS encoding ABC transporter substrate-binding protein — its product is MVDSDRSHSRRTYLKTLGAAGTVGMSGLAGCTLLGGGGGGGSETVTIAATVPESGQFSSLGEAVKRGYELGVARMDEQLDADVELIMRDDESDPELVRQNLTQITSNNQVDMIWGSFSSLLVTAGSAYAESQGIPFVGAFFAYEGPHRSEGYEWTYSPFPKSRDVARSTRGLLELIPEGERPTNVGLWEPNSGWGEEQADYWEETLTDAGYDVVMRETFSLGNQDFSTLISQSESANVEALLSTPTPPGGITAVNQMRENNWSPDLLKFVRAADPTAWWTGLEESGAYACMCPGWVPGLTGGGNEAMWSAYESEYGLDDGELIRTPVGGAYNVAQTALQAIQGAESTDPGALQETFRSETFETVIGSFGFEDNGLPAEGDLTAPTGQWWEGNQHTVYPDTDGRGAIDFQYPIPAWSER
- a CDS encoding cupin domain-containing protein produces the protein MATEDPEDLLEMSADTRGLLDEHDLVPLWEVEDEMGSLVDDIGANIWKWEDIQAAIDGIEADVPIEDLPPGFQRRVAVPINAPHAISNTIYVGVQTVSPGETAPAHRHASSALRFTIDGHEDMKTVVAGEEFPMRDHDLITTPQWEWHDHVNDSDETAAWLDILDLPLFLDTLNNSHVFENHELERQPVTKTQGYWDSQYGRGRPTNGDDDDSIPGPFEGDRAATPPYRFGWAEMVEALRQHADNDDPDPYDGHSMAYVNPATGEPPVTPTMSFRAQLLQEATDDHFHNSTEVYFVIEGEGVTHVGDEALEWGEKDIFVVPPDEIHHHEPEGEEAILLGITDEPVLRALNFYAEAEPSS